Genomic DNA from Leucobacter triazinivorans:
CGATCGCGATCGCGATCGCGAGTCTGCTCGGCTGGGCCGGCCGGATGGGGACCGGCCCGAGCGCAGAGGAGCTGAGCATCGAGTTGCGCGCCGAAGCGGAGGGCGACTTCACGGTGACCTATTCCGAGCCGCTCGCGGCGGGTGCCGTGAAGTCGACGACGGTCGAGGCCGACGCATCCGACAGCTTCGAGATCGCGTTCTCCGGCACGAACAGCGAGATCCGGTTCCAGGCGGGAATCTCACCGAACAACATCGGCCCGCAGGCCGTCAGCTGCGAGATCCGGATCAATGGGCGTACGGTCTTGGAGCGTACCGAAGAGGATCGCTTCGTCGACTGCTCCGCGAACCTGCAGCAGCTGTATCGTGAGCAGATCGCGTCGGAGTAGGGGCGTTCGATCCGGCAGGATCGCGCCGGTGGGCAGTCTCATCGCCGTGCTCGTGCTGCCGACCACGGGCGGCAGCACGCGGTTCACGACGGTGCTGCCCGCTCTCCTCGCGACCGACTCGATCCGCGTGGTCGAGGCCGTCTCGTCGCAGGAGTGACCCCGGGCGCACCGCCGGTCGCTTCGATCGACTGTTCCCGGCTGATCGCAGGTGGTATTGCCGGGCCGTGCCGGGTGGCGCGGCCCCCCTGTGTGCGGGGTGTTTTGTTGTCTGGTGTTGGTGTCTGGGTTTGGTTTGGCGTAGCGTCGTGGGTGGTTGTTGTGGTTTCGGGTTGGTTGTTGTGGAGGGGGAGTTGTGATGGCTCAGACGATTTCGGCTGAAGAGGGGGCTCTGCGTCGGGGGCAGCAGGCGGTTGCCGATGCGAAGTCGGGGATTGATCAGCAGACGAAGAAGGTGCGTGGCGATATCGAGCAGTTGCGCGGGTATTGGACGGGTTCGGCTGCGGGGGCGTTCACGCAGTTGATGCAGCGTTGGGATGCGGAGACGGTGAAGCTGAACAACGTGCTGCTGGATCTGGAGAATGCGTTGCGCGGGACTGAGCAGGATCAGGCGGCGACGGAGCAGGAGCAGCAGCAGGCCATTTCGGGTCTGGGTGCGATGATGTCGGGCCGGTGAGGGTTCGGGTCGCTGTTCGAGGGGATGTCAGAGGAGTATGAATATGCAGTCGATGTCGGTGCAGACGGCGCAGGTGAGTGCGCTTGCGGCGCAGATTCGGAACGGGTCGCAGGGGATTCGTTCGGAGATCGAGCGTCTGGAGTCCGAGGTGGCGAAGTTGCGGGGTGCGTGGAGTGGTGAGGCGCAGCACTCGTATGATGCTGCGCAGCGTGAGTGGACGAAGTCGTTGGGGGAGTTGCAGGCGTTGTTGGAGCGGATTTCGGGGAGTACGGAGCAGATCGCTCAGACGTATACCGCGAGTGATGCACGCAATGCCGGCCGTTTCGCCGGCTGACGCACCACACCACCGATGAGGCACGTCGGGCCGCGGCACATGCGCCAGGCCCGGCGTCTTCGCCGTTGCCGCCTGTGCGCCACGAGCACGGTCAATGACTGAGGAACGACCCCGGGGGCGTTCCTGGAATCGAGAGGGGATCTGTACTGATGGCTGGAGGCAAGCGCATCGGTGCGAGCAGTGATGCGGGCGACGAGGTTCGGGCGCTGAGGTCGTACGATCCGGGGGCACCGTCCGAGTCCGAGATGCAGGTCGTGAGCGGGACCGACGCGGCAGCGGGGCGCATCTACCGCAGTCAGATGCAGACGGCGGGCCTCGCGTTCTTCGCCGACTTCTCCCGCCATCTGCGCGAGATCCAATCGGATTGCGAGGCATCCGCTGCGATGATCGAAGAGATGCACGCACTCGACGATGAGATCGCGTCTGCTCTGCGCCACATGGAGGTGCCCGTCGATGCTCCTGCCTCGAGCGAGGCGAGCGAGTCGTCGA
This window encodes:
- a CDS encoding WXG100 family type VII secretion target, with the translated sequence MAQTISAEEGALRRGQQAVADAKSGIDQQTKKVRGDIEQLRGYWTGSAAGAFTQLMQRWDAETVKLNNVLLDLENALRGTEQDQAATEQEQQQAISGLGAMMSGR
- a CDS encoding WXG100 family type VII secretion target; the protein is MQSMSVQTAQVSALAAQIRNGSQGIRSEIERLESEVAKLRGAWSGEAQHSYDAAQREWTKSLGELQALLERISGSTEQIAQTYTASDARNAGRFAG